The Candidatus Eisenbacteria bacterium nucleotide sequence TGCAGGGGGCGATGAACGAGGCGCTCTACCTGCAGGCCTACGTCCGCAGCCCCTATCGCTGGAACACCGTCGGCTTCATGGAGGACCTGAAGCTCATCACGCTCGACGAGGCGCGCGCCTACTTCCACACGTACTACGCGCCGAACAATGCGACCCTCGTCCTGGTCGGTGACATCGAGCCGTCGGCTGGCTTTGCTCTCGCCGAGCGCTACTTCGGGGCCATCCCGCGCCGTCCCCCGCCGGCCCCCGTCCACGCGGAGGAGCCCGAGCAGAACGGCGAGCGGCGCATCATCGTACGCCGCCAGGCGGAGCTGCCGTCGGTGCTGATCGGCTACAAGGCCGTGCGCGCCGCCGATCCCGATCGACCGGCGCTCGACGTCGCCACGCGCGTCCTCTCGGGCGGCGAGTCGAGCCGCCTCGATCGCGACCTCGTGCGCGAGCACGAGGTCGCGACCCAGGTCGACGCGGACCTCGACTGGGGCATCGATCTCGAGCTGCTGAGCATTCACGCGCAGGCGCGACCGGGTCGCACGGCGAAGGACCTCGTCGATCGCATCGACGTCGTGCTCGCCGACCTCGGCCGCAAGCTCGTGCCGCCGGACGAGCTGGCGAAGGCGAAGCGCCAGCTCCGCGCCGAGCTCGTCCGCTCGATGAAGACCGTCAGCGGCAAGGCGAACCAGCTCGGCTTCTTCGAGACCGTCCTCGGCGACTACCGAGCGCTGTTCGGCCTGGAGGACGCCTGGGATGCCGTGACGGCCGAGGACGTGCAGCGCGTGGCGCAGCGCTACCTCGTCCCCACGGGCCGCACGATCGTCGTGCTCGAGCCGACGCAGGAACGGAAGGCAGCCAAATGATGCGGCTCGTGCTGCTCTTCGCCGCGGCTCTCGCGGGCGCCACGGCCCGCGCCGCCGACGAGCTCGTGCTGCCGCCGGTGACGCGCACGACGCTCCCGAACGGTCTTCGCGTCATCGTGTCGGAGTATCACGAGCTGCCGCTGGTCGACGTCGCCATCTTCGTCGGCGCCGGCGCCGCGCAGGATCCCCCGGGCAAGGAGGGGCTCGCGGCGCTCACGGCCGGCTCCCTCAAGCGTGGCGTCGATCGCCTCTCGGCCGAGGATCTGGCGCGCGCCATCGAGTCGCTGGGCGGCTCGATCAACGCGGCCGCCGGGACCGACGCCAGCGTCATCACGGCCGAATTCCTCTCCGGCGACTTCGGCGCGGGAATGGATCTCCTGCGCCAGGTGGTGCGCGACCCTGCGTTCGCGCGCGACGAGGTGCGGCGCGTCCGCGACGAGCAGCTTGCCTCGCTCGTGAGCCAGCTCGAGGAGCCGTCCGAGATCGCCGAGAAGTGCTTCGCCGCCTGGCTGTACGGTCGCCATCCGTACGGCCGTCCGGTCGAGGGACGTCGCAAGACCGTCGAGGACCTCGGGCGCGGCGACGTGCGTGACTTCTACGACCGCTGGTATCGGCCCAACGATACGATCCTGGCGCTGGTCGGCGACGTCAAGGCCGAGGACGCGCTCGCGCGCATCCAGGCGGCGTTCGGCGACTGGAAGCCGGGAGCCGAGGCCGTGGCCGCCCGCGCCGGCGCGCCCGAGCCCGTGGGTGCGCGGCGCGTGCTGCTGGTCGACAAGCCCGACGCGACCCAGACGCAGATCCGCATCGGCGCGATCGCGATGGCGCGCAAGGATCCGGACCTGCTTCCCGCCCAGGTCGCGAACACGGTGCTCGGCGGCGGCTTCACGTCGCGCCTCATCGAGGAGCTGCGCGTGAAGCGGAGCCTCACCTACGGCGCGTCGAGCGTCTTCGTCGCGCGCCTGGTCGGCGGCGACTTCCGCATCCAGACGTTCACGAAGACGCCCACCACCGTCGAAACGCTGATGCTGGCGCTGCAGGTCGAGGGCGACTTCCGGAGCGGAGCGATCGATCCCAAGCAGATCGCCAAGGCGAAGACCTACATGCGCGGGCAGTTCCCGCTCCGCCTCGAAACGCCCGATGCCATGGCCGCGCGCCTCGCCGAGATCGAGTTCAACGGGCTGCCGCAGGACGAGCTGGTGACCTATCGGAGCCGCGTCGCCGCCGTCACGCCGGAGATGGCGTCGCGCGCCGCGGCCCAGCACATGCCGGAATCCGACGCCGTCGCGATCGTCGTGGTGGGGAAGGCCGCCGAGGTGAAGGCGCCGCTTGAGGCCGGGCTGGGCGCCGTGCGAGTCGTCACGCCGGATGCGTGCGACGCGCTCGACGTCAAGTAGCGCCGACGCGTCGCGTGTACTTCCGGACGACGGCGACCGGGCGGAAGCCCATCGCCGCATATCCGTCACTGACGCCCCGGTACCACTCCCTCCGAACTTGTCGAAGCGGCTTCGCGCTGCGTCGCACTGCCCGCCGGAGCGGGTGCCGGGGGGTCGCCGCCCCGAGCGACTACCGGGGAGCGAAGGCGGCGACCCCCCCGGCATCCGCTCCGGCGCGGACAACGCACGGGCCGCGAAGCCGCCCCGACCCGCACCCCGCTGGCGTTTTCTCCCCGACCCCACTAGGTAGGGGCGTTCGAGGGGGCGCCGGCTGCGCCCGTGCGTCCCGCGAGGTCCATGGCGAAGATCACGACGAAGACGAAGGCGGCGACGCAATCGGCCGTGACCCCCGCGCTCGACGACCCGCTGGCCGACGCGTCCCGTGCCGCCGGTACGCCAGCCTCGCAGGGCCCTTACGACCAGGCGCTCGCCGCCGGCGAGGAGCTCCGGCGCAAGCCCTACGAGGCGGCCGGCACGATCCAGATCATCCGCCAGCACACCAAGGACCGGATGACCGTCTGGGAGCGCATCGCGGTCCTGCAGGACCCCGAGACGCAGCCCACCGTCCTCTACCAGAACTGGGGCCCGAACCTCGACGGCGCATCCATCGTCACCGCCATCGTGAAGATCGGCAACCGCGACGTGGCGCTCTACGGCCACGATTTCAGCGTGCGCGCCGGCTCGATGGACGCGACCAACGGCCGCAAGCTCGCGAACCTGATCTACCTCGCGGGCGAGCGCGGCATCCCGTGCATCGGCATGAACGATAGCGCCGGCGCGTTCGTCCCGGCCGGCATCGGCGGCCTCGACGGCTATGCCGAGGCCTTCACCGCGCTCCGCAAGATCAGCGGCGTCGTGCCGAGCATCATGTGCATGTTCGGCTACAACGCCGGCGGCGGCTCGTATCTGCCGCGGCAGGGCAGCTTCGTGATCCAGCCGAACGACACGTTCTTCGGCCTCACGGGACCGGCGGTCATCAAGAACGTCCTCGGCGAGGACGTGACGCCGGACGACCTCGGCGGCCCCAAGGTGCACGGCGCGAGCGGCGTCGCCGACCTCACCGTGCCGGACGAGGTGGCCGCGCTCAAGACGGCGCAGCGCCTGCTCAGCTACCTCCCCAACTCGAACCGGGTCGCGCCGCAGTACGAGCGCACGAGCGACCCCGTCGACCGCCAGACGAACGAGATCGACACCCTCCTGCGCAAGGCCTTCAACTCGCCGACCGGCTTCAACACGCCGCTCGACGTGACGATCCTCATCGAGCGCGTGTGCGACTACGCCGACTACTTCGAGCTGCAACCCGATCGGGCCCGCAACGCGATCACCGCGTTCGGACGCCTGGGCGGCCACGTGGTCGGCTTCGTTGCCAACAACAGCGCCGTCGCGAGCGGGCAGATCGACGTCGACGCCGCCTACAAGATCGCGCGCTTCGTCCGCTTCTGCTCGATCTACAACACCCCGGTCGTCTTCATCGAGGACACGACCGGGTTCCTGCCCGGTCGCGACCAGGAGAGCCGCGGGATCGTCCAGGCCGGCCGCGCCATGCTCGACGCCATCATCGACATCCGCACGCCGCGCATCCTGCTCATCCTGCGCAACGCCTTCGGCGGCGCCTATGCCGCGTTCAACAGCTACGCGACGGGCGCCGACGTCGTGCTCGCGCTGCCGACGACGCGCGTCGCCGTCATGGGCACCGCGGGCAAGGAGTTCGTCTACAAGACCGAGATCCGCCAGATGCGGGACGAGGCGGCGAAGAAGCGCAAGGCCGGCGTGCCCGAGGCGGAGGTCGCGGAATGGCTGCGGGCGCAGGAGGCGCTCCTCAACCAGCGCTACGAGCGTGAGCTCATGAACCCGCGCGAGGCGTTGAGCCTCGGCTCCATCTCCGAGATCGTCATGCCCACGGACCTCCGTCGCGTGCTGACGCACCACCTGAAGTTCCTCCTGAACCACTACGTCCCCGGTCCGATGGTGGAGCCGCAGCGCGAGTTCCACTGATGGCGATTCCGGCCCGGCCGATCGACGCCACCAAGGATCGCGACCGCCGACTCGCCGAGTCGCGCGCGTCCTACGGGGCGAATCCGTTCCAGTTCCGCGACCGGCGGCTCGGGGAGGCGCGCTCGCCGTGGGTGCGCTCGTTCGCGTGCGACGACATGAAGATCCTGATCGTCTGCCGCGGCCCGATCCGCAAGGAGGCGATCGACGTCTTCCGCGAGATGGGCATGACGCAGGTGGGGATGCTGCTCTCGGAGAAGGACAGCATCGTCTTCCCGCGCGCGCTCTCGCCCGAGCTGCGGATCATGAATCCGAAGCACGTCCACGCGCTGCCCGACTACACGGGTGCCACCAAGGCCGAGCGGCTCGAGCGCATCGCCGACATCATCCGCATCTGCCGCGAGCACGGCTACGAGTACGTCTTCGCGGGCTACGGCTTCATGGCCGAGGACGCGGAGTTCGTGCGCGCGCTCGAGGACGCCGGCCTCTCGTTCATCGGCCCCTGCTCCCACACGCAGACCGCCGCCGGCGCGAAGGACGAGGCCAAGCGCACCGCGATCGAGAACCGGGTGTCGGTCACGCCCGGGCTCAACGACGCGACGGTCCGTACGCTCCTGCGGAAGTACCCCGATCGCACGGCGCTCGCGCGCGTCGCTCGCGAGCAGGGGCTCGACGTCTCGGGGCTGGGCGACGCGAAGCGCCCGCTCCCGGAGCTCGCCGAACGGGTCCTCGAGGCCTCGTACCGAAAGCGCATCGACCTCTTCACCATCGAGGAGCTCGGCGAGACCTTGAAGGCCGAGGCGGCGCGCCTGCTCGCGGAGCAGCCCGGCAGCCGCTTCCGCCTGAAGGCGATCGGCGGCGGCGGCGGGAAGGGCCAGCGCATCTTCAACGACGCTGCACAGGTTCCCGGGCTCGTGCGCGAGGTGCTCTCCGAGGTCAAGGCGACCGGCGTGGGCGACAACAAGAACATGCTGCTCGAGCTCAACATCGAGCAGACGCGTCACAACGAGATCCAGATCCTCGGCAACGGCGAGTGGTGCGTCTCGCTCGGCGGGCGCGACTGCTCGCTGCAGATGCACGAGCAGAAGCTCGTCGAGGTCTCGGTCACGCAGGAGGGCCTGCGCGACGCGCTCGCCCAGGCGCGCGCGGCGGGCGCGCTCGCGAAGGCCCGCGCGCTCGAGGGCGACCTCGGCGTGCTGACCCGCATGGAGGAGGAGGCTGCGCGCTTCGGTTCCGCCGTGAAGCTCGACTCGGCGTCGACGTTCGAGTGCATCGTCGACGGCGAGCGGCACTACTTCATGGAGGTGAACACGCGCATCCAGGTGGAGCATCGCGTCTCGGAGCTGTGCTACGCCCTGCGCTTCACGAACCCCGACGACCCGAAGGACTCCTTCGAGGTCCAGTCGCTGGTCGAGGCCATGGCGCTGATCGCGCGCCACAAGCGCCGCTTGCCGAAGCCCGCCCGCGTCGTGCGTGAGGGCGCCGCCATCGAGGCGCGGCTCAACGCGACGGATCGGGCGCTCAATCCCGCGGCGGGCGGCGTCATCATGTCGTGGTCCGACCCGATCGCGGGCGAGATCCGCGACGACCAGGGCATCTGCATCAAGAACCCGGACACGAACCTCTTCATGCGCTATCGGCTCGCCGGCGCGTACGACTCGAACATCGCGCTCCTGCTCGCGACCGGCAAGGATCGGGTCGAGAGCTGGCAGCGCCTGGTAGAGATCTTCCGGCGCACGACCCTGCGCGGCATGGACCTCGCGACGAACCTCGAGTTCCACTACGGGATCCTCACCTGGTTCCTCGCGCGCGATCCCTGGGCGAAGCCGACGACGAAGTTCGTCGTGCCGTACCTGACGCTGGTCGGCGAGCTCGCCCAGGAGGCGCACACCCTCGATCTCGAGTACGCCTTCCAGCAGATCGAGCGACGCGCGACCGCCGCCGCGGTGCCTGAGGGGCTCGAGGCGACGCGCAACGTGATCGGCCTCAAGGAGACGCTCCTCGAGCGGCCGATCCGGCTCCTGTTCACCGAGCCACACTTCCTGTCGGCGTGGCTCTCGCAGCACCGGCAGGACTTCGTCGTGCGCGACGGCGTCGAGTGGCTGCGCAATCCCGTCGAGGTGCTCGCCGAGACGTACCGGCTGCTCGACATGGACGGCACCCAGTCGGCGGCCGCCAACCAGATCTGGGATCACGACCGGGACCTCCTCGACACCGCGCTCGGCTTCTACGAGAGGCTCGCCACGCGCGTGCCCGCGGGCACGTCGTGGCCGGATCTCGACGCGACGCTCGCCGGCGACGCGCCCGCGTTCGGGTTCGACGAGGCGACCTGGGGCCGCGTGCGCGCCGCGCACGCCGGCCATCAGCTCGGGCTCGAGATC carries:
- a CDS encoding biotin/lipoyl-containing protein; amino-acid sequence: MAIPARPIDATKDRDRRLAESRASYGANPFQFRDRRLGEARSPWVRSFACDDMKILIVCRGPIRKEAIDVFREMGMTQVGMLLSEKDSIVFPRALSPELRIMNPKHVHALPDYTGATKAERLERIADIIRICREHGYEYVFAGYGFMAEDAEFVRALEDAGLSFIGPCSHTQTAAGAKDEAKRTAIENRVSVTPGLNDATVRTLLRKYPDRTALARVAREQGLDVSGLGDAKRPLPELAERVLEASYRKRIDLFTIEELGETLKAEAARLLAEQPGSRFRLKAIGGGGGKGQRIFNDAAQVPGLVREVLSEVKATGVGDNKNMLLELNIEQTRHNEIQILGNGEWCVSLGGRDCSLQMHEQKLVEVSVTQEGLRDALAQARAAGALAKARALEGDLGVLTRMEEEAARFGSAVKLDSASTFECIVDGERHYFMEVNTRIQVEHRVSELCYALRFTNPDDPKDSFEVQSLVEAMALIARHKRRLPKPARVVREGAAIEARLNATDRALNPAAGGVIMSWSDPIAGEIRDDQGICIKNPDTNLFMRYRLAGAYDSNIALLLATGKDRVESWQRLVEIFRRTTLRGMDLATNLEFHYGILTWFLARDPWAKPTTKFVVPYLTLVGELAQEAHTLDLEYAFQQIERRATAAAVPEGLEATRNVIGLKETLLERPIRLLFTEPHFLSAWLSQHRQDFVVRDGVEWLRNPVEVLAETYRLLDMDGTQSAAANQIWDHDRDLLDTALGFYERLATRVPAGTSWPDLDATLAGDAPAFGFDEATWGRVRAAHAGHQLGLEILDLLPMIAAKVGFYDLKLKDDLTVDIPARLHDPKHQEAMRRVLVPPPATKADEIVAAMGGTFYAQEAPHLPPFVTEGAHFEKGDPLYIIEVMKMFNTVRAEFAGTVTEVLVEGGVVRKGQPLFKVRPDEIIVDEDPAERERRVRASTDAYLKRLG
- a CDS encoding pitrilysin family protein — its product is MMRLVLLFAAALAGATARAADELVLPPVTRTTLPNGLRVIVSEYHELPLVDVAIFVGAGAAQDPPGKEGLAALTAGSLKRGVDRLSAEDLARAIESLGGSINAAAGTDASVITAEFLSGDFGAGMDLLRQVVRDPAFARDEVRRVRDEQLASLVSQLEEPSEIAEKCFAAWLYGRHPYGRPVEGRRKTVEDLGRGDVRDFYDRWYRPNDTILALVGDVKAEDALARIQAAFGDWKPGAEAVAARAGAPEPVGARRVLLVDKPDATQTQIRIGAIAMARKDPDLLPAQVANTVLGGGFTSRLIEELRVKRSLTYGASSVFVARLVGGDFRIQTFTKTPTTVETLMLALQVEGDFRSGAIDPKQIAKAKTYMRGQFPLRLETPDAMAARLAEIEFNGLPQDELVTYRSRVAAVTPEMASRAAAQHMPESDAVAIVVVGKAAEVKAPLEAGLGAVRVVTPDACDALDVK
- a CDS encoding pitrilysin family protein gives rise to the protein MRRLLVATAAIAALALVVPPAARGITLPVETRTLRNGLRVLVHPDHSAPVVSSYIFFRAGSRNEHYGTTGIAHLFEHMMFNGGKRFGPGVFDDTIEQNGGSTNGYTTRDYTAYLNNFPREALPIILDLESDRMANLAITPKNLEQERGIVMEERRLRIDNDVQGAMNEALYLQAYVRSPYRWNTVGFMEDLKLITLDEARAYFHTYYAPNNATLVLVGDIEPSAGFALAERYFGAIPRRPPPAPVHAEEPEQNGERRIIVRRQAELPSVLIGYKAVRAADPDRPALDVATRVLSGGESSRLDRDLVREHEVATQVDADLDWGIDLELLSIHAQARPGRTAKDLVDRIDVVLADLGRKLVPPDELAKAKRQLRAELVRSMKTVSGKANQLGFFETVLGDYRALFGLEDAWDAVTAEDVQRVAQRYLVPTGRTIVVLEPTQERKAAK
- a CDS encoding carboxyl transferase domain-containing protein, with the translated sequence MAKITTKTKAATQSAVTPALDDPLADASRAAGTPASQGPYDQALAAGEELRRKPYEAAGTIQIIRQHTKDRMTVWERIAVLQDPETQPTVLYQNWGPNLDGASIVTAIVKIGNRDVALYGHDFSVRAGSMDATNGRKLANLIYLAGERGIPCIGMNDSAGAFVPAGIGGLDGYAEAFTALRKISGVVPSIMCMFGYNAGGGSYLPRQGSFVIQPNDTFFGLTGPAVIKNVLGEDVTPDDLGGPKVHGASGVADLTVPDEVAALKTAQRLLSYLPNSNRVAPQYERTSDPVDRQTNEIDTLLRKAFNSPTGFNTPLDVTILIERVCDYADYFELQPDRARNAITAFGRLGGHVVGFVANNSAVASGQIDVDAAYKIARFVRFCSIYNTPVVFIEDTTGFLPGRDQESRGIVQAGRAMLDAIIDIRTPRILLILRNAFGGAYAAFNSYATGADVVLALPTTRVAVMGTAGKEFVYKTEIRQMRDEAAKKRKAGVPEAEVAEWLRAQEALLNQRYERELMNPREALSLGSISEIVMPTDLRRVLTHHLKFLLNHYVPGPMVEPQREFH